Part of the Neisseria leonii genome is shown below.
CGTAGACGATGCGTCCAAAGTCAAAGCCTCGTTCTTGGCCGCCGTTGCCGAGGGCAGTGCCGAAAGCCCGCTGGTGTCGCCCGAATATGCTGCCGAACTGCTGGGTACCATGCTCGGCGGTTACAATATCCACCCGCTGATTGAGCTGCTGGATAACGACAAGCTGGCGCCGATTGCGGCCGAAGGCCTGAAACACACGCTCTTGATGTTCGATGCTTTCCACGATGTGCAGGAAAAAGCCGAGCAGGGCAATGCACATGCCAAAGCCGTATTGCAGTCTTGGGCGGATGCCGAATGGTTTACCTCCCGCGAAGCCGTTCCCGAAAAAATTACCGTAACCGTCTTCAAGGTAGACGGCGAAACCAATACCGACGATCTGTCTCCCGCCCCCGATGCGTGGAGCCGTCCCGACATTCCGCTGCACGCGCTGGCGATGCTGAAAAACCCGCGCGACGGTATTTCCCCCGATAAGCCTGGCGAAGTCGGCCCCATCAAACTCTTGGAAGAACTGAAAGCCAAAGGCCATCCGGTAGCTTATGTCGGCGACGTAGTCGGCACCGGTTCTTCACGCAAATCGGCCACCAACTCAGTCATCTGGCACACCGGCAGAGACATTCCTTTTGTGCCGAACAAACGTTTCGGCGGTGTGTGTCTGGGCGGAAAAATCGCTCCGATTTTCTTCAATACCCAGGAAGATTCGGGCGCACTGCCGATCGAAGTCGATGTATCGCAACTGAAAATGGGCGATGTGGTCGATATTCTGCCGTATGAAGGCAAAATCGTGAAAAATGGCGAGACGGTTGCCGAATTTGAATTGAAGTCGCAGGTGCTGCTGGACGAAGTGCAGGCCGGCGGGCGCATCAATCTGATTATCGGCCGCGGTCTGACAGCCAAAGCGCGCGAAGCACTGGGCTTGCCCGCTTCCGACAAATTCCGCCTGCCTCAGCCGCCAGCCGAAAGTAATGCCGGTTTCTCGCTGGCGCAGAAAATGGTCGGCCGTGCCTGCGGCCTGCCCGAAGGCCAAGGTGTCCGTCCCGGCACTTACTGCGAACCGCGCATGACTACTGTCGGCTCGCAAGACACCACCGGCCCGATGACCCGTGACGAGTTGAAAGACTTGGCCTGCTTGGGCTTCTCTGCCGACCTAGTGATGCAGTCGTTCTGCCACACCGCCGCTTATCCGAAACCGGTGGACGTGAAAACCCACAAAGAGCTGCCTGAATTTATTTCCACGCGCGGCGGCGTTTCGCTGCGTCCGGGCGACGGCGTGATTCACTCATGGCTCAACCGTCTGTTGCTGCCCGATACCGTCGGTACCGGCGGCGACTCGCACACCCGCTTCCCTCTGGGCATTTCTTTCCCCGCAGGTTCCGGGCTGGTGGCCTTTGCCGCCGCCACCGGCGTGATGCCGCTGGATATGCCCGAAAGCGTATTGGTGCGCTTCTCCGGCAAATTGCAGCCGGGGGTTACGCTGCGCGATTTGGTCAATGCGATTCCGCTGTATGCCATCAAGCAGGGTCTGCTGACTGTGGCCAAAGCCGGCAAGAAAAACATTTTCTCCGGCCGCATTCTGGAAATCGAAGGCCTGCCCGATTTGAAAGTGGAACAGGCGTTTGAGCTGAGCGACGCTTCTGCCGAGCGTTCGGCCGCCGGCTGTACCGTGAAGCTCAATCAAGAGCCGATTATCGAATACATGAAGTCCAATATCGTGTTGATGAAAAACATGATTGCCGACGGCTATCAAGATGCGCGCACCTTGGAACGCCGCATCAAGGCCATGGAGGCTTGGCTGGCCGATCCGCAGCTTTTGGAAGCCGATGCCGATGCCGAATATGCGGCTGTCATCGAAATCAATATGGACGACATCAAAGAGCCGATTATCGCTTGCCCGAACGATCCCGATGATGTGTGTTTTATGTCCGAAAAATCCGGTACGGCAATCGACGAAGTCTTTATCGGTTCGTGCATGACCAATATCGGCCATTTCCGTGCCGCTTCCAAACTGCTGGAAGGCAAGAGCGATATTCCGGTACGCCTGTGGGTGGCACCGCCGACCAAAATGGATGCAAACCAATTGTCCGACGAAGGCCACTACGGCGTACTCGGCCGTGCCGGTGCGCGTATGGAAATGCCCGGCTGCTCGCTGTGTATGGGCAATCAGGCGCAAGTACGCGAAGGTGCCACCGTGATGTCCACCTCCACCCGCAACTTCCCCAACCGTTTGGGTAAAAACACCAATGTGTTCTTGGGTTCGGCGGAACTGGCTGCGATTTGCTCCAAGTTGGGCAAAATCCCGACAGTTGAGGAATACCGGGCCAATATCGGTATCATCAACGAACAGGGCGATCAGATTTACCGCTACATGAACTTTAACGAAATCGCCAAATACAGTGAAGTTGCCGATACGGTAAAAGTGTAAAACGCTTCATTGGTCAGGCCGTCCGAAAACGCATGATGCCGTTTTCAGACGGCTTTTTTTCTGTTGTGCCGTTTTTTCTGTCGGACACCGGCAACCGGCAGGCGGTACAGATACAGGCTGTGTTGAAGAGGCAGACGGCAGCGGTGCGAGGGAGAATATTGTCCGTATTTCAGATACTGTAATATCCTTGATTACAATAATATGGACGGTATTTCGGTATTTGATGCGGATAGAGTTACAGTCTGCCGATTACATTTTCAGACGGCCTGAGGTTTAGGCCGGCTTGGAATGGGCGCGGCAGCAGCGGAAGAGAAAGGAGCAAAAGATAAGCTGTGCAGCAGTTGTGGGCGGTAGGCGGAAAAAAAGTGCGCCGAAGCGCACCAAAGCGGGGTGGAATGATCCGGTCAGCCGAATTTGCCGGTAATGTAGTCTTCGGTTTCTTTGCGGCTCGGGTTTTTGAACATTTTGTCCGTATGATCCACTTCAATCAGCTCGCCCAGATACATATAGGCGGTATAGTCGGAAACGCGGGCGGCCTGCTGCATATTGTGGGTAACGATGGCGATGGTGTAGTCCTGTTTCAGTTCGGTTACCAATTCTTCGATGTGGGCGGTGGAAATCGGATCAAGTGCGGAGGTCGGCTCGTCCAGCAGCACCACTTCGGGCTTGGCCGCCACAGCACGGGCGATGCACAGACGCTGCTGCTGGCCGCCGGACAGTGAGTTGCCGCTCTGTTTGAGCTTGTCTTTTACCTCGCCCCACAGCGCGGCTTTTTTCAGCGCCCATTCCACGCGGTCGTCCAAGTCGCTTTTGCTCAATTTTTCATACAGTTTCACGCCGAAAGTAACATTGTCGTAAATCGACATCGGAAACGGGGTCGGTTTTTGGAACACCATGCCGACTTTGGCACGCAGCAGGTTCAGATCGACACTTTTGTCCAGAATGTTTTTTCCGTCCAAGAGCAGTTCGCCTTCGGCGCGCATACCGGGATAGAGGTCGTACATACGGTTGAAAGTACGCAGCAGGGTGGATTTGCCGCAGCCCGACGGGCCGATAAAGGCCGTAACCTGGTTGGCGGGAATATCCAGATTGATGTTTTTCAGGGCATGGAAGCTGCCGTAGTAGAAATTGAAGTTGCGGACGGTGATTTTGCTCGCTTGCATCGTGTTTCCTTATCGTGTGTTGGGTGTTTCAGACGGCCTTTTTATGCCGTTATGCCGTCTGAAAACACGGTCATCGGGGGTGCTTATTTGCGGTTGCCGACATAGCGCGCGGTAATGTTGGCAGCCAGAACGGTCAGGGTAATCAGCAGGGCGGCGGCCCAGGCCAGCTTGTGCCAGTCGGCATAAGGCGACATGGCAAACTGGTAGATGACGTTCGGCAGGTTGGCGATGGGCTGGTTCATATTAATGCTGAAAAACTGGTTGTTCAGTGCGGTAAACAGCAGCGGTGCGGTTTCGCCGGAGATGCGGGCAAAAGCCAGCAGAATGCCGGTCAGCACGCCGGCCTTGGCCGCGCGCAGTGTGACCATGCTGACCAGTTTCCATTTCGGCGTACCCAGCGCATAAGCGGCTTCGCGCAGCGAGTTGGGAACCAGTTTGAGCATGTCTTCTGTTGTGCGCACCACTACCGGTACCACCAACAGGGACAGTGCCAGTGCACCGGCCCAACCGGAGAAGTGGCCTTGGCGCACGACGACCAGTTCGTAGATGAACAGACCGATGACGATGGAGGGGGCGGAAAGCAGAATATCGTTTATAAAACGGGTGGCGGCGGCCATTTTGCTGCGCTGGCCGAATTCGGCCAGGTAAATACCGCACAAAATGCCGATGGGGGTGCCGACCAGCAGGCCGAACAGTGTAATCAGCAGGCTGCCGAGAATGGCGTTGCGCAGACCGCCCTCCACGCCCGGCGGCGGGGTGTCGGCAGTAAAGAGGCCGAGACTCAGGCCGCTGAAACCGTGGCCGAACAGGGTAACGAAAATCCAGCCCAGCCAGAACAGGCCGAAAGCCATTGTCAGCCAAGCCATGGTCAGATTGAAGCGGTTGATGAACCGGCGGCGGGAATACAGGGAAGCGTTCATTTTCAGACGGCCTTTCGGTTTAGTGGCTGCGGCCTTCGTTGCGGCTCATGCGCAGCAGCATGACTTTGGACAGGCAGAGTACGACAAAGGTAATGACAAACAGAATCAAACCCAGATAAAGCAGCGAGGAGAGGTGCATCGGATTGGCTGCTTCGGCAAATTCGTTGGCCAAAGCAGAGGTAATCGATACGCCCGAAGTATAGAGGCTGGCACTGATGTTGAAGGTGTTGCCGATGACGAATGTGACTGCCATGGTTTCGCCCAAGGCACGGCCCAGTCCGAGAATGATGCCGCCGACCACACCGGCTTTGGTGTAGGGCAGAACTACATGACGCATCACTTCCCACGTGGTGCTGCCCAAACCGTAGGCCGATTCTTTGAGCATCGGCGGTGTGACTGCAAACACATCGCGCATCACGGAAGCGATATAGGGAATAATCATAATCGCCAGAATCAGCGCGGCGGCAAACAGGCCGATACCCATCGGCGCGCCCTGGAACAGTATGCCGACCAGCGGCAGCGGGCCGAGATATTTGATGAATAACGGCTGAATGTATTCAGAGAAAAACGGGGCAAAGACAAACAGCCCCCACATACCGTAAATAATCGAAGGAATGCCGGCCAGCAGTTCGATACAGATGCCCAGCGGGCGGCGCAGCACAATCGGACACAATTCGGTCAGAAAAACCGCAATACCGAAACTGACCGGCACCGCGATCAGCAGAGCGATGGCCGAAGTGACCAGCGTGCCGTACACCGGTGCCAGTGCGCCGTAGCGCCCGGCCACCGTGTCCCATTCTGCCGAAGTGAAGAATCCGAAACCGAATTCGCGCATACTCGGCATCGCACCGACAATCAGTGAAATCAGAATGCCCGCAAGGCTGGCCAGCACCAGAAAAGCGAAAGTGCGCGTGGTGCCGACAAATAAACCGTCCAGCAGACGCTGGCGTTTCAGTTGTCTGGAAAGCTCGGTCATGATTGATGCCCATTTGTTAGGATTTGTGCGCGGAGTGTAACAAGCGATTGTTGCAGGAATATGACGTACGGCAGCACGGCGGACGGGCAAAAAAAAAGGTGCGCCGAAGCGCACCGGAATCAGGGAGAGTATTTATAGCACTCCGACAATGCTCTCACACAGATAGTCGATATTGTCGTCGGTGATACCGGCCACATTGATACGGCCGGAACGGACGGCATAGACGGCAAATTCGTCTTTCAGACGATCCACCTGTTCGGGTGTGAGGCCGGAGAACGAGAACATACCGTTTTGCCGGACAATAAAGTCGAAATCCTGTTTGGCACCTTTTTCTTTCAGCAGCGCGACAAATTTTTCGCGCATCTGTTTGATGCGGCCGCGCATTTCGTCCAGCTCGGCAATCCATTGCGCTTTCAGCTCCGCGTCTTTCAACACCAGTGCGACGGTTGAGCCGCCGTGTGAGGCAGGGTTGGAGTACAGCGTGCGGATAATCGATTTGACTTGGCTGAAAGCGCGGCCGGCGGTTTCGGTATCGGCGGCCACCAGCGTAAACGCGCCCACGCGCTCGTTATAGAGGCCGAAGTTTTTGGAATACGAGCTGGCAACCAGCAATTCTCTGTTCTTTTCGGCAAACACGCGCAGCCCGTAGGCATCTTCTTCCAAGCCGTTGGCAAAGCCCTGATAGGCGAAGTCGAACAGCGGCAGCCAGCCTTTTTCGGCCGCCATATCGGCCAATTGCCGCCATTGTTCGGGCGTGGGATCGATGCCGGTGGGGTTGTGGCAGCAGCCGTGCAGCAGCACCACATCGCCCGCCCGGGCTTGGGACAAATCTTCGATCAGGCCGTTCCAGTCCAAGCCGTGGGTGGTTTTGTCGTAATAGCGGTAGTCGCGGACAGGGATGCCGACGGCTTGGAAAATGGCATTGTGGTTCGGCCAGGTCGGGGTGGAAATCCAGATATTTTGCGCACCGGTTTGACGTTTGATAAATTCGGCCGCCACGCGCAGCGCGCCGGTGCCGCCCAAACTTTGTGCCGTTTTGGCGCGGTTGGAAGCGATGACTTCGCTGTTTTCGCCGAACAGCAGAATTTGGGTTTGTTCGTTGTAGTCGGCCACGCCGTCGATGGTCAGATAGTTTTTCGTGTTTTCACTGTCCAGCAGGCGTTTTTCGGCTTCTTTGACGGCTTTGACAATCGGGGTCTGCCCTTGTGCGTCTTTATAGACACCGATGCCGAGATTGACTTTTTGCGCGCGCTGCTCGGCTTTGAAGGCTTCGCCCAAACCCAGAATCGGGTCGGCCGGTGCGGCTTGGATATTGTCGAAGAACATAAAAACGTGCCTTTCGGAAAGTGGGGTCGGAAAAGGAAACACCCGCCATCTTACGCTTTTTAACAGGGCTTGGAAACTATATTGTTCGCATTGGGCGAGGCGTGGTGCGGACGGACAGTACTGTTTTTTCGGAACGGCGGGTTTATAATCAGGCCGTCTGAAAACAGTTTTGGGAGAGAAGATGAAACGGATCATCATGTGCGGGCTGATGCTGGCGGCACTGCCTGCGGCAGCCGAGGGGCTGAATTACAATGTGGTGTCGTTCAGCGAGAGTGCGACGGCACTGGTGGCCAACGACTTGATGGATGTACGCCTGACCGTGCGTGAAGAGGGTGGCGACCGGCAGGCGGTCAGCAATGCGGTAACGCGCAAGCTGAATATCCTGAATGCGCGTATCCGCGGACAGGAGGCAATGGAAAGCGAGCTGGTGCACCGCAGTGTTTCGCCGCGTTACGAAAAGGGTAAAGTGGCGGCTTGGCTCGATCAGGCAACTGTCCGTGTGCAGAGCCGGGATTTTCAGGCGCTGAACAAACTGATTGCGCAAAGCCAGCAGGAAGCAGTGTTGCAGGGCATGAATTTCCGTGTTTCTGCGCAAAAACGCAGTGAAACCGTGAACCGGCTGAGCCGTCAGGCTTTGGAAAATTTTCAGGCACGGGCGGAAGTCGTCAGCCGGACTTTGGGCTTTTCGGGGTATAAAATTGTGAACCTGAATCTGGACAGCAGTTTTAACAGCTACAGCGGGGGTATGCGGGCGGCGAAGATGGCACCGGTCGCCATGGCGCTGTCGGATGCGCCGGAAATGGTTACCGATAATCCGGGCAGCGAAGAGATAACGCAGACGGTCAGCGGTTCGATTCAGATGTAGCGGTTTTTCGGCCGTCATACGGTAAAAGGCCGTCTGAAAACCGTTTTTCGGGGTTTCAGACGGCCTTTTTGCGGCAGCGGTGTTTTTATGGTGTGGAAGTGGGGGGCAGAAATGAATCGGGCGGCACGTGTTTTCCGCAGACTCGGGTGCTGCGGCATATGGTGTCTGCTGCCGTTGTTGGCAGCCTGCCAAAACCTGCCCGGGCAGCGGCCGGTGAACGCCGTGCAGAAGGTGCACGGCGTATGTCCGGATAAGCAGAATCTGATGGTATTTTTTGAGCCGTCGGCTGCCGAAGCGGTGGTGTCGTTTGCGCGGCGGCGCGGCGACAAACTGCTTTACAGATACCGCAATTTGAACGGAGTAGCTGTTCATGCCGCCGACGGTCAGGTACGGGCGGTGACGGCATACGGGCAGCTGGCGGGCGTACTGGCCGTTTTGCCGGACGGGTGCGCCTATCCTGCACACTGAGTGCGGCCGGGCGGCTGCCTGTGCGTATACCAAGCCGCCTGCCCGTTTTCAGACGGCCTTTGCTTCATCATCGGGACGGCCGAGAAACAGGCGGTAGGCGGTGTTGTCGGTTTCGTCCTGATAGGTGTAGCCCAAATTGTCGAGGAAGGCGGCGAAGGCGGCATCATCGGCAGGCGGGACGTCGATGGCTACCAGCACGCGGCCGTAGTCGGCACCGTGGTTGCGGTAGTGGAAAAGTGTGATGTTCCAACTGCTCTGCATATGGTTGAGGAACGCCGCCAATGCGCCGGGCCGTTCGGGGAATTCAAAACTGATGACACGCTCGTCGGCGATTTTGTGCGTCCGCCCGCCCACCATATAGCGGATATGGATTTTCGACATTTCGTCGTGGGTCAGGTCGGTATTGGGCAGGCCGGCGGCACTGAGTTCTTCGCTGATTTTGGCTAAGTCTTTGGCACCGGCCGCCTGAATGCCGACAAAAATATGCGCGGTTTGATCATCGCCGTAGCGGTAGTTGAATTCGGTGATGTTGCGGTTGCCCAGTACATTGATAAATTTGAGAAAGCTGCCCGGTGCTTCGGGAATGGAAACGGCAAAAATCCCCTCGTTGCCCTCGCTTAGCTCGCTGCGCTCGGAAACGTGGCGCAGACGGTGGAAATTCATGTTCGCACCACTGTTGACGGCAATCAGGGTCTGGTTTTCGCAACCCGATTGGGCGATATAGGCTTTCAGGCCGGCCAGCGCGAGCGCGCCGGAAGGTTCGGTGATGCTGCGGGTGTCGTCGAAAATGTCTTTCAGCGCGCTGCATACGGCATCGGTGTCCACCAGAATAATATCGTCGAGCAGGTCGCGGCACAGGGCGTAGGTTTCTTCGCCCACCAGTTTCACGGCGGTGCCGTCGGCAAACAGGCCGACATCTTTCAATTCCACCCGTTTTCCGGCATCAATCGACTGCTTCATGGCGCAGGCATCGTCGGTTTCCACGCCGATAACCTTGATTTCGGGGCGGACGTGTTTGATAAATGCTGCTACGCCTGCCGCCAGTCCGCCGCCGCCGATGGGAACGAAAACCGCATCAATCGGCTTGGGATGCTGGCGGATAATTTCCATGCCGATGGTGCCCTGTCCGGCAATCACTTCGGGGTCGTCAAAAGGCGGAATGTAGCTCAAACCGCTTTCGGCAACCAGTTTGACGGCATGGTTGTAGGCATCGGTGTAGGAAGTGCCGGCCAGCACGACGCGGCCGCCGCGCGCACGTACCGCATCGACTTTAATCTGCGGCGTGGTCTCCGGCATCACAATTGTAGCGGTGCAGCCGAGCTTTTGTGCTGAAAGCGCTACGCCCTGCGCATGGTTGCCCGCGCTGGCGGTAATCACGCCGCGCGCCAGCTCTTCCGGTGAAAGTGAAGCCATTTTATTGTAGGCACCGCGGATTTTGAACGAAAATACCGGCTGCAAATCCTCGCGTTTGAGCAAAATCCGGTTTTTCAGACGGCCTGACAGACTGCGCGCTGCTTCCAGCGGGGTTTCGACGGCCACATCGTAAACGGACGATGTGAGGACTTTGGTCAGATAATGGCGGTGGGGTAGGGCGCTCATGGTTGGATTGCGTAAAATTCGTTCGGAAAAATGTAAAACCATACCGACGACAGACGGCGAAAGCAAGAAAAATTTAGCAAGCCTCAGCCTTGTGCGTATAATACCGCCCGTTTGCGGATTGTGCGGCAGGCCGTCTGAAAAAGCGGATAATCGGTGTTTCAGACGGCCTGCCTGTGATTCTGCCCCGGCTTTTTCCGACAACCGATACTGTGGCGCACGATAATGGTGCGGCGCGTTTTTTGCGGTAATCCTCTATGATGAAAAAAACTGTCTGCGCAGCGGTATTGGCCGCCGCGCTACTGACCCAATACGCTCCGGCTGCCGGTAATGCAGCCGCTTCCCAACCGCAAACCGCCGCCGCAGCCGAACCGGCCGCCGCTCCGGTACTGCCCCAACCGCCCCAGGTTGCCGCTGCGGCTTATCTGGTGCAGGATTTGCAAAGCGGCCGGATTCTGGCCGGCAAGGATTTGGATACCCAAATCGAACCGGCCTCGCTGACCAAGTTGATGACGGCCTATCTGACGTTCAAAGCACTGGAAGAAGGGGTGCTCAAACCCGATCAGGAACTGTTGGCTTCGCAGGCGGCATGGCGTGCAGAAGGCTCGCGCATGTTTGTCAATCTGGGCAAGCCCGTGAGCGTGAGCGACCTGCTCAAAGGGCTGATTGTGCAGTCGGGCAACGATGCGGCGATTATTCTGGCCGAAGCCTTGGGCGGTACGGAAGCCGGTTTTGCCGACAAAATGAACGTGCAGGCACAGCAGCTGGGCATGAAAAACACCCGCTTTATCAATGCCACCGGCCTGCCGGGCGAAGGGCATCTGACAACGGTGCGCGATTTGGCCCTGCTCTCGGCGGCGATTATCCGCGACTATCCGCAGTATTATCCGATTTACTCGATGAAATCGTTTAAATACAACAATATCGATCAGCCCAACCGCAATCTGCTGCTGTACCGCGACCCGAGCGTGGACGGCCTGAAAACCGGCCATACCGCCAGCGCGGGCTATAATCTGATTGCATCCAGCAACCGCAACGGCCGCCGCGTGTTGAGTGTGGTGGTCGGAACCGACAGCCCCGAAGCGCGGGCGGCCGAAAGCAGCAAACTGCTCAACTGGGCATTGCAGTCGTTCGATACGCTGAAAGCTTATCAGGCCGGCCAGACGGTTTCGCAGGTCAAACTTTATAAGGGTGCTGCCAATACAGTAGCTGTGGGTTTTTTGGACGATGCCTATCTCACGTTTTCCCGGGGCAGCAGCAAAGACATCCGGCCGGTACTGGAAACCGTACAGCCCGTTCTGGCGCCGGTCAGCAAAGGTCAGGTGCTGGGCAAGCTGAAAATCATGAGCGGCGGCCAAGAGATTGAGTCGCGCGATGTGGTGGCGTTGAACGACGTCGGCGAAGCGGGCTGGTTCGGCCGCGTGTACGACAGCATTGTGTTGTGGTTCAAACAAATGTTTGCCGATTGAAATAAAGGCCGTCTGAAAACGGGCGTAAGGGAAGCTGCTGTCGGGTAAAGACTCCTCAGGCGGCTGCATGACGGTAGGTCGGCGCAGATTTTCGGGAACGGGAGGCACGGTGTCGAAAGCGGTTTTGGGGTTGATTTTTCTGCCGGCGGGCATTGTCAGTATGTGCCTGGCTGCGGTGTGGCAGATGTATGTCGTGCTGACGGAAAGCTATCCGCTTAACCGTTTTCAGGGGCGGCGGTTGGCAGGTGTGGCGGCGGCCATGTTTTTCAGCTTTTCGCTGGCGGTGTACATTTTCTGTCCGAATGCGCGCAGAAAAGGTGTGTTTTTTGCCGTATTAGCCGGCGGCGGGGCATTGATGTATCTGTTGGCAAAATGGTGGCTGCCGTGGCAAGCGTAAAGGCAGTTTGTTGTATCTTTACATAAAACGCGGTTGTGATCGGCAGTTTGCGCCCTTATAGTAAAAAGCAAGCAGCGGCCATGCCGCGCTGCGATCCAAGACGAAAAACATCATTCAAATTAATCGGGAGTTGCAGTATGAAAAAAGATTTTGACAACCAAAAAGAAGCATTGTTGAAAGAAGTCCGTTCCGTATTGGACGAAGTGGAAGGCCTGTATGAAGCAGGTGTGGATCGCGGTTCCGAAGAGGCCAAAGCCCTGTCTGAAAAGCTGAAAGACAAACTGGCTGCCGCCCAGGACAAATTGCAGGACTTTGAAAGCGAAGCAACCCGCCGCGTGAAAAAACACGCCGCACAGGCCGATGCTTATGTACAGGACAAACCTTACTACGCAATGGGCTTTGCCGCACTGGCAGGTCTGGTGGTCGGCGTTCTGTTGAACCGCCGCTGATAACCGGCCCGTCTATCAGGCCCCGAAAACCGCTAGGGCTGTACCGCCTAGCGGTTTTCTTATCGCAACGGGTTTTACCATCTCATTGTGTGGAGGGAGCAAACATGAGTTTGAGCCGCAGCATCAGCCGCTATAAAACGCTGCTGAACAAGGGAACCGATCTGCTGTTGCTGCGTTTGCAGATTTTGCAGATGGACGTATCGCAGCAGCTGGGAACACTGGTACGGCTGCTGGCCGTGGTCGCGGTGGCGGCTGTTTTGGCACTGGTGGCCTTGATCAGTCTGCTGTTCGGCCTGAATGCCGTTTTGCCTCGGGAGACGGCTGTGTGGACATTTTTCGGTATCGGCGGGGGACTGCTGCTGCTGATTGCCGTGCTGTTTGCATGGGCATTGTCGGGCTGGCGGCACCAATGCTCGGAAGTAAACCGTGTTTTGGGCGATATCCGCCGTGATCTGGCCTATTTGCGCGGTGACGTGACGGCCGATACGTTGAACCAAACGGAGTTGGAGAAGCATGAGCAGATTAAACCGTAAAGAGCAGCGGGAGCTGTTGGAGTTGGAAGTGATGCGCAACCGCCTGCAATTGGCGTTGGACAAGGTCAAACAGGACGAGCTTCGCCGTGATCATGCCGATAATCTGGCAGTGGCGCGCATGAGCGGGCTGATCGGCAGCGGCATCAAGGGCAATTTGCTGTGGCGGCTGATTATGCTGCCTTCGGCATGGCGGCACCGTATTGTGCTGGGTGCGCTGGTGTTGCTGTGGCAGATGTGGCGCAAGCAGACACCGCGCCGCAGCCGTTTCCGCCGTTAAGGGCGGCAGGCGGCCGTACGGCAAAGGGGCGGAAAGCCGCTCCTTTTGCCGTTTTGTGTTTTCAGACGGCCCGGTACGGGCGGTTTGGCCGTCTGAAAACGGATGATTTTGAATAAATAGAAAACAGGAATGTGAAATGTTGTATGCAGGTTTGGCCGTTTTGGCCGGTTTGGCGGTATTGGTATGGAGTGCCGACCGCTTTATCGACGGCGCGGCGGCAACCGCCCGCCATTTCGGAATGCCGCCGCTGCTGATCGGTATGGTGATTGTGGGTTTCGGTACTTCGGCACCGGAAATGGTGGTGTCGGTATTTTCGGCATTGGAGGGCAGCCCCGGTATCGCTTTGGGTAATGCTTACGGATCGAATATTACCAATATCGCCCTGATTTTGGGTCTGACGGCGCTGATCAGCCCGATTGTGGTGCAGAAAAGCGTTGTGAAAACCGAACTGCCTGTTTTGCTGGCCGTTACCGCTTTATCGGCCGGCCTGCTGCTGGACGGCAGCCTTTCTTTTTCAGACGGCCTGACGATGCTGGCGGTATTGGCGGCCTATATGCTGTGGACGGTATGGATGAATTTCAGGCAGGCCGGGCAGGGTGCGGAAACGGAGTCTGCCGGAGATTTGCCGCAGATGGCTTTGGGGCGGGGTATTTTCTGGCTGGCGGCGGGTCTGCTGATGCTGGTGCTCAGTTCGCGGCTGCTGGTTTGGGGGGCGGTGGAGATTGCGCAGGGGCTGGGTGTCAGCGACCTGATTATCGGCCTGACTGTCGTGGCTGTCGGGACATCACTGCCGGAGCTGGCTTCTTCGATTATGGCGGCGCGTAAAAACGAACACGATATTGCTGTGGGCAATGTGGTCGGATCGAACCTGTTCAATACGCTGGCGGTGG
Proteins encoded:
- the acnB gene encoding bifunctional aconitate hydratase 2/2-methylisocitrate dehydratase, translated to MLEAYRKAAAEREALGIPALPLDAKQTESLIELLKNPPAGEEAFLVDLLANRIPPGVDDASKVKASFLAAVAEGSAESPLVSPEYAAELLGTMLGGYNIHPLIELLDNDKLAPIAAEGLKHTLLMFDAFHDVQEKAEQGNAHAKAVLQSWADAEWFTSREAVPEKITVTVFKVDGETNTDDLSPAPDAWSRPDIPLHALAMLKNPRDGISPDKPGEVGPIKLLEELKAKGHPVAYVGDVVGTGSSRKSATNSVIWHTGRDIPFVPNKRFGGVCLGGKIAPIFFNTQEDSGALPIEVDVSQLKMGDVVDILPYEGKIVKNGETVAEFELKSQVLLDEVQAGGRINLIIGRGLTAKAREALGLPASDKFRLPQPPAESNAGFSLAQKMVGRACGLPEGQGVRPGTYCEPRMTTVGSQDTTGPMTRDELKDLACLGFSADLVMQSFCHTAAYPKPVDVKTHKELPEFISTRGGVSLRPGDGVIHSWLNRLLLPDTVGTGGDSHTRFPLGISFPAGSGLVAFAAATGVMPLDMPESVLVRFSGKLQPGVTLRDLVNAIPLYAIKQGLLTVAKAGKKNIFSGRILEIEGLPDLKVEQAFELSDASAERSAAGCTVKLNQEPIIEYMKSNIVLMKNMIADGYQDARTLERRIKAMEAWLADPQLLEADADAEYAAVIEINMDDIKEPIIACPNDPDDVCFMSEKSGTAIDEVFIGSCMTNIGHFRAASKLLEGKSDIPVRLWVAPPTKMDANQLSDEGHYGVLGRAGARMEMPGCSLCMGNQAQVREGATVMSTSTRNFPNRLGKNTNVFLGSAELAAICSKLGKIPTVEEYRANIGIINEQGDQIYRYMNFNEIAKYSEVADTVKV
- the pstB gene encoding phosphate ABC transporter ATP-binding protein PstB; the encoded protein is MQASKITVRNFNFYYGSFHALKNINLDIPANQVTAFIGPSGCGKSTLLRTFNRMYDLYPGMRAEGELLLDGKNILDKSVDLNLLRAKVGMVFQKPTPFPMSIYDNVTFGVKLYEKLSKSDLDDRVEWALKKAALWGEVKDKLKQSGNSLSGGQQQRLCIARAVAAKPEVVLLDEPTSALDPISTAHIEELVTELKQDYTIAIVTHNMQQAARVSDYTAYMYLGELIEVDHTDKMFKNPSRKETEDYITGKFG
- the pstA gene encoding phosphate ABC transporter permease PstA produces the protein MNASLYSRRRFINRFNLTMAWLTMAFGLFWLGWIFVTLFGHGFSGLSLGLFTADTPPPGVEGGLRNAILGSLLITLFGLLVGTPIGILCGIYLAEFGQRSKMAAATRFINDILLSAPSIVIGLFIYELVVVRQGHFSGWAGALALSLLVVPVVVRTTEDMLKLVPNSLREAAYALGTPKWKLVSMVTLRAAKAGVLTGILLAFARISGETAPLLFTALNNQFFSINMNQPIANLPNVIYQFAMSPYADWHKLAWAAALLITLTVLAANITARYVGNRK
- the pstC gene encoding phosphate ABC transporter permease subunit PstC, whose protein sequence is MTELSRQLKRQRLLDGLFVGTTRTFAFLVLASLAGILISLIVGAMPSMREFGFGFFTSAEWDTVAGRYGALAPVYGTLVTSAIALLIAVPVSFGIAVFLTELCPIVLRRPLGICIELLAGIPSIIYGMWGLFVFAPFFSEYIQPLFIKYLGPLPLVGILFQGAPMGIGLFAAALILAIMIIPYIASVMRDVFAVTPPMLKESAYGLGSTTWEVMRHVVLPYTKAGVVGGIILGLGRALGETMAVTFVIGNTFNISASLYTSGVSITSALANEFAEAANPMHLSSLLYLGLILFVITFVVLCLSKVMLLRMSRNEGRSH